The following are from one region of the Paraglaciecola sp. L1A13 genome:
- the maiA gene encoding maleylacetoacetate isomerase produces MKLYSYFRSSAAYRVRIALNLKKIEHELVTVNLLKSEQLSADYNALQPQGLVPCLQIDSGEVIIQSGAILAYIEALYPQYPLMPEDLLAAVNVRSLVDMIACDIHPVNNLRILKYLSNDLAVDDKQKKAWYRHWIEQGFSAIEQQLAKYQDRSTNTLSYAMDQAVTMVDLYLVPQVYNALRFEVDMQAYPNIMRAYDACNKLDAFIQAAPQNQPDSTL; encoded by the coding sequence ATGAAGCTATACAGCTACTTTCGCTCTTCTGCCGCATACAGAGTAAGAATTGCCCTTAACCTGAAAAAAATAGAGCATGAATTAGTGACGGTTAACTTACTGAAAAGCGAACAACTGTCGGCAGATTATAATGCTTTGCAGCCTCAGGGCTTAGTGCCCTGCCTGCAAATTGATAGTGGTGAAGTGATCATTCAGTCTGGGGCAATTTTGGCTTATATTGAGGCGTTATATCCTCAATATCCATTGATGCCAGAAGATCTATTGGCAGCCGTCAACGTCCGTAGCCTAGTGGATATGATTGCCTGTGATATTCACCCCGTGAACAATCTGCGGATCTTAAAATATCTGAGCAACGATCTAGCCGTTGATGATAAGCAAAAAAAAGCGTGGTATCGCCACTGGATCGAACAAGGTTTTTCCGCCATCGAACAACAACTTGCAAAGTACCAAGATAGATCCACAAACACCTTGAGTTACGCCATGGACCAAGCAGTGACTATGGTTGATCTCTATTTGGTGCCGCAAGTATACAATGCGCTGAGGTTTGAGGTCGATATGCAAGCCTACCCCAATATTATGCGTGCCTATGATGCCTGCAATAAACTCGATGCCTTTATTCAAGCTGCACCGCAAAATCAGCCCGACAGCACCCTTTAG
- the hmgA gene encoding homogentisate 1,2-dioxygenase: protein MANDVSINKLYGFNNEHQTEALPGALPIGQFSPQRCPYGLYAEQFSTSAFTRPRHQNRRTWTYRIRPSIAMGDFSKIDKGHVRSGPITDADCPPNVMRWNALPLPMEPTDFIDGLTTVAANGDVRAQTGIGIHIYVANKTMGSRSFYSADGELLFIPQLGAFSAITEMGKLHIKPGQILVIPRGIKFKIEPTDGPIRGYICENYGSPMELAERGPAGANGFANQRDFEYPHARFEDTEGQHQVIAKFCGEFYQATQNYSPFDVVAWVGNSAPYKYDLSRFNVLGTVSFDHPDPSIFTVLSSPSPDTGVANVDFVIFPPRWMVAENTFRPPWYHRNVMSEFMGLIEGTYDAKEKGFSPGGFSLHNCMTPHGPEADVFDKATHGELKPQRYENTMAFMLESRYVIGPTKFALNALQRQKNYLDCWGDLKKHFNGQP from the coding sequence ATGGCGAACGATGTGTCAATAAATAAGCTGTATGGGTTTAATAATGAACACCAAACAGAGGCTTTGCCTGGCGCGTTGCCTATCGGACAATTCAGTCCACAGCGTTGCCCTTATGGGCTATATGCAGAGCAATTTAGTACCAGTGCTTTTACGCGGCCACGGCATCAAAACCGCCGTACTTGGACCTATCGCATTCGCCCGTCGATTGCCATGGGCGACTTTAGTAAAATAGATAAAGGCCATGTACGTTCAGGGCCCATCACTGATGCAGACTGCCCGCCCAACGTGATGCGCTGGAACGCCCTTCCCTTGCCCATGGAGCCCACCGACTTTATCGATGGTTTGACAACGGTTGCAGCAAACGGGGATGTTCGCGCCCAAACAGGCATTGGCATTCATATCTATGTGGCGAATAAAACTATGGGCTCTCGGTCATTTTATTCTGCCGACGGCGAGTTGCTCTTTATCCCGCAACTTGGGGCGTTTAGCGCCATAACTGAAATGGGTAAGCTACATATAAAGCCCGGGCAGATCCTCGTTATCCCCCGAGGTATAAAATTTAAAATAGAACCCACAGATGGGCCCATTCGCGGCTACATCTGTGAAAACTATGGCAGCCCAATGGAGCTAGCTGAGCGCGGGCCTGCCGGAGCTAATGGCTTTGCAAATCAAAGAGATTTTGAGTATCCCCACGCGCGCTTTGAAGACACCGAGGGGCAGCACCAAGTCATTGCAAAGTTTTGTGGCGAGTTTTATCAGGCAACACAAAATTATAGCCCATTTGATGTGGTGGCATGGGTAGGCAATAGTGCTCCTTATAAATACGACCTATCCCGTTTTAATGTGCTCGGCACTGTGAGCTTCGACCATCCTGACCCATCAATTTTCACCGTACTGTCCTCGCCTAGCCCAGATACTGGTGTAGCAAATGTAGACTTTGTTATTTTTCCGCCGCGCTGGATGGTAGCCGAAAATACCTTTCGGCCCCCTTGGTATCACAGAAACGTAATGAGTGAGTTTATGGGTTTAATTGAAGGCACTTATGACGCCAAAGAAAAAGGCTTTTCCCCCGGCGGCTTCAGCCTGCACAACTGCATGACGCCTCACGGCCCGGAAGCAGACGTATTTGATAAAGCAACCCACGGCGAACTTAAGCCTCAGCGTTATGAAAATACCATGGCTTTTATGCTGGAGTCTCGTTACGTCATTGGGCCTACAAAATTTGCACTTAATGCCCTTCAGCGCCAGAAGAATTACTTGGACTGTTGGGGCGACCTTAAAAAACATTTTAACGGCCAGCCATAG
- a CDS encoding Plug domain-containing protein: MSEDTDFALTVSFALSFNTPTQQKATDNNELERLKVRHQKQPYSGDVPLKSSPQAVSLVSDVLLQDAGIVDFRNALAFASCIVRQNSFGDMYDSLFIRGFAGDENLPSG; the protein is encoded by the coding sequence GTGTCAGAAGATACTGACTTTGCGCTAACGGTTTCATTTGCACTAAGTTTTAATACGCCAACGCAACAAAAAGCAACCGATAATAACGAATTGGAGCGCCTCAAGGTCAGACATCAAAAACAGCCCTATAGCGGTGATGTTCCACTTAAATCGTCCCCCCAAGCTGTTAGCTTGGTTTCCGATGTATTATTACAAGACGCAGGCATAGTTGATTTTCGGAACGCGCTAGCGTTTGCTAGCTGCATCGTTCGTCAAAATTCATTTGGTGATATGTACGATAGCCTCTTTATACGCGGCTTTGCTGGTGACGAAAACTTACCTTCAGGCTAA
- a CDS encoding DUF1624 domain-containing protein, giving the protein MYAHPHNKATRSASGFLFKPGLFIIVIEVTLINFSWFGNYDVLYLQFMWAIGFSMVILSAMVKVNYWLIDALGLLIVFGPNALAFVNFTPDETAYTLWTIFHDRGWLITDGAVRIKALSPELPWIGVIFLGYFAGPIYARTMLAIKC; this is encoded by the coding sequence TTGTACGCCCATCCTCATAACAAGGCCACACGCTCTGCCAGCGGCTTCTTGTTTAAACCAGGGCTGTTTATTATTGTTATTGAAGTCACCTTGATTAATTTTTCTTGGTTCGGCAACTATGACGTCTTGTACTTACAGTTTATGTGGGCCATCGGATTTAGCATGGTCATTTTATCCGCCATGGTAAAAGTGAACTACTGGTTGATTGACGCGCTTGGTTTGCTTATTGTATTTGGCCCCAATGCCCTTGCATTTGTAAATTTCACACCGGACGAAACAGCTTATACCCTATGGACTATTTTCCATGACCGAGGCTGGTTAATTACTGATGGTGCCGTCAGAATCAAAGCGTTATCCCCTGAATTGCCTTGGATTGGAGTGATTTTCCTAGGTTACTTCGCCGGTCCAATATACGCTCGAACGATGCTGGCGATAAAATGTTAA
- the fahA gene encoding fumarylacetoacetase, with amino-acid sequence MTLINATHDPARKSWVSSANGHSQFPIQNLPFAIFRETGSNGTWRGGVAIGEKILDMAKVAKLNILNGDAQTAAQAAAQTSLNTLMGLGLKANSALRSALSNMLSEGSTNQRVLENCLVAQRCVEYAMPCQVTDYTDFYTSIHHATAVGSLFRPDNPLLPNYKWVPIGYHGRSSSIGVSGQTFPRPVGQTKKPDASTPDFGPCERLDYELEMGVFIGQGTQLGQRIDISAAQEHIFGMCILNDWSARDIQAWEYQPLGPFLAKNFASTISPWVVTNEALAPFREAFTRPESDPQPLEYLTSESNTQAGNLNIELSCFIQTEAMRSAKQAPQLLSESNFKHAYWTPAQLVTHHSVNGCPMTPGDLLGSGTQSGPEADEAGSLLELSQGGKKSLTLDNGETRTFLQDGDAIIMRAHCSREGAATIGFGEVVGTLLPAVL; translated from the coding sequence ATGACATTGATAAACGCAACACATGATCCTGCCCGCAAAAGCTGGGTGAGCTCGGCTAATGGCCATTCGCAATTTCCGATTCAAAATTTACCGTTCGCAATTTTTCGTGAAACGGGATCTAACGGCACTTGGCGCGGCGGTGTTGCCATTGGCGAAAAGATACTCGATATGGCAAAAGTCGCGAAACTCAATATATTAAACGGCGATGCCCAGACAGCGGCACAAGCTGCAGCGCAGACGAGTTTAAATACCTTAATGGGCTTGGGCCTTAAGGCAAATTCAGCCTTGCGATCTGCGTTGTCAAATATGTTAAGCGAAGGGTCTACAAACCAACGTGTACTTGAAAATTGCCTAGTTGCACAACGCTGCGTTGAATATGCCATGCCTTGTCAGGTAACAGATTACACCGACTTTTATACGTCGATTCACCATGCAACCGCAGTCGGTAGTTTGTTTCGTCCAGACAACCCTTTGTTACCTAACTATAAATGGGTACCGATCGGCTATCACGGACGCTCGTCAAGCATAGGCGTTTCTGGTCAAACCTTCCCGCGTCCTGTGGGGCAAACTAAAAAACCTGATGCCAGCACACCAGATTTTGGCCCCTGTGAACGACTGGACTACGAATTAGAAATGGGCGTGTTTATCGGCCAAGGCACACAACTTGGACAACGCATTGATATTAGTGCTGCGCAAGAGCATATTTTCGGCATGTGTATTTTAAATGATTGGTCTGCGCGCGATATTCAAGCCTGGGAATACCAACCATTAGGGCCATTTCTAGCAAAAAACTTCGCTTCAACTATTTCCCCTTGGGTGGTAACCAACGAAGCGCTTGCGCCATTTAGAGAAGCATTTACCCGCCCTGAGAGCGACCCGCAACCCCTTGAATACTTAACCAGCGAAAGCAACACCCAAGCAGGTAATTTAAATATTGAATTGAGCTGCTTTATTCAGACCGAAGCGATGCGCAGTGCTAAGCAAGCACCGCAGCTATTGTCTGAATCAAACTTTAAGCATGCCTACTGGACTCCAGCACAGTTAGTCACCCACCACAGTGTCAATGGCTGCCCCATGACCCCAGGTGATTTGTTAGGCTCGGGCACCCAATCTGGTCCAGAAGCCGATGAAGCCGGCTCGCTACTGGAGCTCAGCCAAGGTGGTAAAAAATCACTGACACTGGACAACGGCGAGACTCGCACATTCTTACAAGACGGCGACGCCATTATCATGCGCGCCCACTGCAGTCGCGAAGGCGCGGCTACCATAGGTTTCGGAGAGGTAGTAGGTACCTTACTACCAGCCGTATTATGA
- a CDS encoding glyoxylate/hydroxypyruvate reductase A codes for MTINILFRGPQERNDCWQALFADALPDVAWHHWPKITDKAAIELMIVWKLPRDYQQDYPNLKAIFSVGAGVDQLDLATVPEHIQVIRMLDPGIAKGMSEFIAMHVLNIHRDTFAYINANKSATWQQIPTIENQQRRVGIFGLGHLGQVAAESLLQLGFSVNGWSRSAKKISNVNCFHSDDRLHTFLSQSDILVCLLPLTDQTRGILNHETLSQLPKGASVINVGRGEQLVAQDLLALLDEQHLEYAVLDVFDIEPLPEAHSFWQHPRVLVTPHIAAITQNDSAGKMLVENVQRYLDQQPMRGIVDRSLGY; via the coding sequence ATGACAATTAATATTCTTTTTCGTGGTCCCCAAGAGCGCAATGATTGTTGGCAAGCGTTATTTGCTGACGCCCTGCCCGATGTTGCATGGCATCATTGGCCAAAAATAACAGACAAAGCAGCCATAGAGTTAATGATTGTCTGGAAACTGCCCCGTGATTACCAACAAGATTATCCCAACCTGAAAGCCATATTTTCAGTCGGGGCTGGCGTTGATCAACTCGACCTCGCCACTGTACCAGAGCATATTCAGGTAATACGTATGCTTGACCCTGGCATTGCAAAAGGCATGAGTGAATTTATTGCCATGCACGTGTTGAATATTCACCGAGATACCTTCGCTTATATCAACGCCAATAAATCGGCCACTTGGCAGCAAATCCCTACAATCGAGAATCAACAGCGTCGTGTGGGTATCTTTGGTTTAGGTCATTTAGGTCAAGTCGCCGCAGAAAGCCTTTTACAGCTAGGCTTTAGTGTAAATGGTTGGAGCCGCAGTGCTAAGAAAATAAGCAACGTGAACTGTTTTCATAGTGACGATCGCTTGCACACTTTTTTGTCTCAGAGCGATATTTTGGTCTGCCTACTACCCCTTACCGATCAGACACGAGGCATACTCAATCATGAAACACTCAGCCAATTACCCAAAGGCGCCAGCGTCATAAACGTAGGACGTGGTGAACAATTAGTGGCCCAAGACTTATTGGCGCTGCTCGATGAACAGCACCTTGAGTACGCTGTGCTAGATGTTTTCGACATCGAACCTTTACCTGAAGCGCACTCGTTTTGGCAACATCCACGTGTGCTCGTTACGCCACATATCGCTGCCATAACGCAAAACGATAGCGCAGGCAAAATGCTAGTTGAAAATGTACAACGCTATCTCGATCAACAGCCGATGCGTGGCATTGTTGATCGCTCATTGGGTTATTGA
- a CDS encoding MarR family winged helix-turn-helix transcriptional regulator → MILLKLFVPYRMVNLATRISNAFSQTYRGEFKLAIPDWRLLACLGEYGKLNAKDIAELTLMDKSKVSRAVKQLEDKALLLRETDPKDNRAAYLSLTEAGHAQYRTISPKALAWEEELLGVLDTNEYRNLMRIIEKLDNQVIKMAAQHHEINQPHERD, encoded by the coding sequence ATGATTTTACTTAAACTGTTTGTACCTTATCGAATGGTCAATTTAGCCACGCGCATTAGCAATGCATTTTCACAGACATATCGAGGGGAATTTAAGCTGGCTATTCCTGATTGGCGTTTATTGGCTTGTCTGGGGGAATATGGAAAACTCAATGCAAAAGATATTGCTGAGCTGACCTTGATGGATAAATCTAAAGTGTCGCGAGCGGTTAAACAGCTTGAAGATAAAGCTTTGTTGCTGCGCGAAACAGACCCGAAAGATAATCGCGCCGCTTATTTATCGTTAACCGAAGCAGGGCACGCTCAATACCGGACTATTTCCCCAAAAGCCCTAGCGTGGGAGGAAGAATTATTAGGTGTACTCGATACGAACGAGTACCGTAATTTAATGCGCATCATAGAAAAGCTTGATAACCAAGTGATCAAAATGGCTGCCCAACATCATGAAATCAATCAACCTCATGAGCGTGATTAA
- a CDS encoding bestrophin family protein, with amino-acid sequence MIIRDTPHSFRLFFILRGSVLPLIYGKIIFITLLGIGVAFTQYYYPAVFPHFTLAPVALFGVALSLFLGFRNNASYDRWWEARKQWGHLIVASRSLSRQLVTYIDGNDEEGAFAQRYAINLIIAFGHALRHELRQSDPWPDIEKYVTQDDALFLQRANSLPDAILRLIGQKLADCRRKNLFSDILLASLNKQITALADVQASCERIQNTPLPFAYMLLVQRTAYLYCFILPFGIVASQGLVTPLFSAIIAYTFFGLDALSEELAQPFGLSANHLPLHAISRTIEINLLDILGEKVLPEPIQPQDHRLE; translated from the coding sequence ATGATTATTCGCGATACTCCTCATTCATTTAGATTATTTTTCATTCTACGTGGATCAGTTTTGCCGCTAATTTATGGCAAAATAATTTTTATCACGCTGTTAGGCATTGGCGTTGCTTTTACCCAGTATTATTATCCCGCTGTTTTTCCACACTTTACTTTGGCTCCAGTGGCATTATTCGGTGTGGCATTATCGTTATTTCTTGGTTTTAGAAATAACGCTAGTTATGACCGCTGGTGGGAAGCGCGAAAGCAATGGGGGCATTTAATTGTGGCATCGCGCAGTTTGTCCCGACAGTTGGTGACGTATATTGATGGTAATGATGAAGAAGGCGCATTTGCACAACGTTATGCAATAAATCTGATCATCGCATTTGGCCATGCACTACGCCATGAATTACGTCAGTCAGACCCTTGGCCTGATATTGAAAAGTATGTAACACAAGATGATGCACTATTTTTGCAAAGAGCGAATAGCTTGCCTGATGCCATATTGCGCTTGATTGGACAAAAATTGGCAGATTGCCGACGAAAAAATTTATTTTCAGACATTTTATTGGCCAGTTTGAATAAACAGATTACGGCTTTGGCCGACGTGCAGGCATCTTGTGAGCGTATTCAAAATACCCCGCTACCGTTTGCGTATATGTTACTCGTTCAGCGTACAGCCTATTTATATTGTTTTATTTTGCCCTTTGGTATTGTGGCATCACAAGGATTAGTTACGCCTTTATTTAGCGCTATTATCGCTTACACCTTCTTTGGCTTAGATGCGTTAAGTGAAGAGTTGGCACAGCCCTTTGGTCTTTCTGCAAACCATTTACCTTTGCATGCTATTTCCCGAACGATTGAAATTAACTTACTGGATATTTTGGGTGAGAAAGTGCTACCAGAACCTATTCAGCCGCAAGATCACCGTCTGGAATAA